A part of Oncorhynchus masou masou isolate Uvic2021 chromosome 30, UVic_Omas_1.1, whole genome shotgun sequence genomic DNA contains:
- the LOC135522800 gene encoding myosin-11-like, translated as MLRRTVSFPIEAGQLQQLGLQSCGSHGVTSCSVLDLPALLNAHHGQRQWEDERWGWYQGHAEEGQWEDEGGLVVTPSSTGMQNDEFVRLFVSEEERILNSADLSAEERSDVLAELVYSRSRLKQLNSELQRTVELAEDNNTLLRTENAALRNQVKGMNQSIHDAEQLMDELEEIRSLSAEKDGATGNLESYIKQLEKEKEILEDQIETIGSEMSLIIPDRATDKKKIADLSNALQALQLRLEESRLALDQRYEVIHKKDFVIEQLEQSLTEYSSIAQDLKEKMKDLESQLAEALV; from the exons ATGCTGCGCAGGACCGTCTCCTTCCCCATTGAG GCGGGACAGCTGCAGCAGCTGGGTCTACAGAGCTGTGGCTCCCACGGTGTGACATCATGCTCGGTGCTCGACCTCCCGGCTCTCCTCAACGCTCACCATGGGCAACGGCAATGGGAGGATGAACGGTGGGGCTGGTACCAGGGGCATGCCGAGGAAGGCCaatgggaggatgagggagggctAGTGGTCACGCCCTCCTCTACTG GTATGCAAAATGATGAGTTTGTCAGGCTGTTCGtgtcagaggaggagagaatcCTCAACTCTGCAGACCT GAgtgcagaggagaggagtgacGTTCTAGCAGAGTTGGTGTATTCCCGAAGCAGACTAAAGCAATTGAACTCAGAGCTGCAGAGAACAGTGGAGTTAGCCGAAGACAACAACACACTGCTACGCACTGAGAACGCTGCACTGCGCAACCAAGTCAAAGG gatGAATCAGTCGATCCATGACGCAGAGCAGCTGATGGATGAGCTGGAGGAGATCCGGAGCTTATCAGCTGAGAAGGACGGCGCTACAGGCAACCTGGAGTCCTACATCAAACAACTG gagaaagagaaggagatttTGGAAGACCAGATCGAGACCATTGGCAGTGAG aTGTCCCTTATTATACCAGATAGAGCCACTGACAAGAAGAAGATCGCTGACCTCAGCAATGCTCTACAGGCCTTACAG CTACGGCTAGAGGAGAGCAGACTCGCCCTGGATCAGAGGTATGAGGTCATACATAAG AAGGACTTTGTTATTGAGCAGCTGGAGCAGTCCCTCACAGAGTACTCCTCCATCGCacag GATCTGAAGGAGAAGATGAAGGATCTGGAGAGCCAACTGGCAGAGGCCCtagtgtaa